Below is a window of Culturomica massiliensis DNA.
GTTTGTATGCCCCTTTCGATGGCTTTATCGAACAAAAATATGTTGAAAATTACCAGAAAGTACAACCGGGGGAACGAATTGTGAGATTGGTCAATCCGGATCAGCTGACGGTGTGGTTTGTTTTGCCCGAGACGAGTGTCGGGCTTACCCGTGAGCAGATGCAGGTGACTGTTGAATTTGATATTTACCGGGGACTGCGCTTTCAGGCCCGGGTGCAGGAATTTGTGGATGCCTCGCCGGGAGGAGCAGGGATTCCGGTCAGACTGATTCTCGATGATTCCCTTTTTGATAAGACGAAATATCCCGTTTATCCCGGTTTTTCTGTCCGGGTAAATCTGAGGACGGATAATCGGATAGCGGATCATTATGTCGTTCCGTTGAGTGCCGTGTTTATGGATCCACTGACCGAACGGACAGCAGTTTGGCGTTATCACCCGGAAAATTCCACTGTAACCGCATTGCCGGTTACAATCGGTTCCTTGTTCGGTAGTGATAATGTGTTAATTACAAAAGGTTTACAGGATGGAGATGTTATCGTGGTGGACGGGATGAATTTT
It encodes the following:
- a CDS encoding efflux RND transporter periplasmic adaptor subunit, translating into MKITLPAMKLLYFIALLYLLPACSRNEGKSYQDIVRPVRVRTVALPGALDKVYTGIVAAEEFSDLAFKVGGPLVEMNIDAGETVRKGTLLAAIDPTDYQLQNDGNKAAYITARSRLERDRRLLEMQAISQQEFEMSEAGYIQSRSAYRASEKALSDTRLYAPFDGFIEQKYVENYQKVQPGERIVRLVNPDQLTVWFVLPETSVGLTREQMQVTVEFDIYRGLRFQARVQEFVDASPGGAGIPVRLILDDSLFDKTKYPVYPGFSVRVNLRTDNRIADHYVVPLSAVFMDPLTERTAVWRYHPENSTVTALPVTIGSLFGSDNVLITKGLQDGDVIVVDGMNFITEGQKVDVLTTELTVF